ACTTCCCGGTCAGCGAGGATATATCCCAGGGTCATCCATACCGATCTCCCCTTGCCGGGATTCTCGATCCTGAAATCCGCGTGCCGTAATTCTTCATACAGGGACTGCATCCGGGGACCATCATGCCATATTACCTTTACCGTAGTCGGAAGCTCGCTCATGATTTCTTTTACTCTTTTGAATTCATCCTCACCGGCCCGGTCAAGAGAAAGCACTATTTGAGAAAGATAATCGACCTGCTTGAGCTCTGCGATAATTCCCGGCATGGCCGGGCCTTCAAATTCCGAGTAGAGCGCGGGAAGCAGAAGTACCATAGCTCTTTTTTGACTGAATTGCCGCAGCTCATCCTCGATTTCTTCAACCGGTCTTCTGGTGATATCCTGCAAGGTGGCAATGGAACCGTTCTGGAAATAGTCTGACATGTTCTAATCCTCAGTGGTTGATGGAGCATCACTGTCATGGCATCCTGCGACCATATGGCGGTCTCGGTAGGCTTGGATTGTGGCAATCGGCGGCCTTTCCATATCGGTAATGACACTCTCGTTGAGTGAGTGGCGATGATGATTATGGACGATAAGCTTCATCGAACGGTTGAGCTCCGTGCTCAGTTGCACTTTCTTTTCTGCTTCGAGACGGCAGATAATCACCTGGGTGATAGCGAATGCCATTCGGCTGAGATCAGCCAGTGATTTATTGCGGTGAACACGCTCATCGAGGTTCACTTGACCGATAGCCGACAGTCCAAAATTGGACAATATATCGATCAGAATACCGATTTCAACACCATAGCCGGTGAAAAATGGTATGGATTCGAGGGCTCGACGTCGGCCGGCGTATTCACCACTCAATGGCTGGATCAAGCCTGAGAGCTCCGGGAAAAACAGGTTTATCAGTGGTCTGGCTGTCAATTCTGTCACGCGGCCTCCCCCTGTGTGGTGGAGGATTCCGTCAATGCATATGGGCCGGTGATAAAAGCCTTTGACATACTGCAATTTCGGTTCTCGCAATAATGGGCCGACGAGACCATAAACGAACTTGGGATCCATATTGGAAATATCGGTATCGACCCAGGCGATGATATCTCCTTTCAGGACATGCAGGCTCTTCCATAACGCCTCGCCCTTGCCTCGATAGCTGGCTGCCTCCGGCAGTATCTCGCTGTGCTGATAGACGGGAACGCCAAGGCTCTCGGCTATTTTTACGGTATCGTCATGTGAACCGCTGTCAATGACTGCGATTTCGTCAAGGAGCCGAACCCGGTCCATCAGCCTGCTCTTGATGGTCTCGATGACCTGGCCGATAGTCTCTGCTTCATTCAGGGTTGGCAGCCCAAGGCTGATGGAAAGTCCCTGTCGTTGCTTGAGGGCGACAAGCTCCTCCAGGTTCGAAAACTCGGAGTGTTCAAACGTGTTCTCGGCAAACCAGCGATCGACAATGACACCCACCGGTAATTCGGGAACCACAAAGGATGCCGGATCGATAGCCTGGCGTGTCTTGACCGCAATCAGTGTGGCCTCGCATTTCTTGGCAATTGCCTCGGGAACAGCACCAAGGGCAAATCCACCTGCCTCTTGAGGGCCAGCCGATACACCCATGACCACCACCTCATGGTCCTTTGTTTGGGCCAGAATTCCTTCTTCGAGTGATTTCACCTCGATAGATCGTACCTCAACCCCATCAAGGTCGGGTAATGAAGTAAGAAATTTTTCGAATGACTTCAGGTCGGATGCCCGCCGTTGCGGATTACCGATCAGGTCCACGTGCAGGAGGGTCACTGAACAGCCGTAGTAACTGGCAAGCCGAGTGGCGATTTGCATTGCCAGATGCGCATGAGGGCCACCACGGACAGGCACAAGGATACGCCTCCATGCCTGCTCACGTCCCTGCCGTATTATGGCCAGATTGCAGGGCAACTCGCTTATGAGGCTGGCGAATGGAGTACCGAAGACCGGTGCTTCTTTATTTTCCTGGTTTGGCCAGCCAAGGACTACCAACTCAGGTTGCTCTTCGAGGACAACGTCTCTGATGCCTTCGTATGCGTGGCGTGCGATGCGAACAGAAGGGCAGAACTCGATTGAGCTCGGACTCAAATCGGAAATACGCTGCAATAGACGCCGCTGACGACGGGCCAGGATCGTTCCTTCAGAGAGACTTCGATGTTCAGGAATC
This portion of the bacterium genome encodes:
- a CDS encoding glucosyl-3-phosphoglycerate synthase, producing MENKTHLSPDILDRLDKVGSADIMVGIPSFRSGETIAHVVKAASAGLGQYFPELRSVLVNSDGGSQDATRELVLSTASPDYVEKVVLSPAARGIHRLTFTYSGTPGKGSAVRAIFEIARRLKVKACVIVDSDLRSIGPEWIELLAGPILKGGYDYVAPLYSRHKYDGTITNNIAYPLTRALYGWRIRQPIGGDFGLSDDFIASILESPLWDDDVARFGIDIWLTTLAITEGFSIVQARLGAKVHDVKDPAADLGPMFHQVVNTLFNLAGTFQKYWTDIRSSHSVSDYGFQRPVEPKPIKVDSRTLQERFCLGAAKFIDQWQQVLCPSAAERVFDASRQKDPEAGFSAELWAEVVYDFLSSYLVKPADQRTNLIEALTPLHFGRLASFVIETGDMEIEQAEQVIEQQAKSFEHQKPHLLNRLATLSGKNSHFSYTASQAVLKAFPHPAPLPTPDQPKHPYTILVPVANPRTAGNLVKIASSMIGDTQGQTVALGVVEIPEHRSLSEGTILARRQRRLLQRISDLSPSSIEFCPSVRIARHAYEGIRDVVLEEQPELVVLGWPNQENKEAPVFGTPFASLISELPCNLAIIRQGREQAWRRILVPVRGGPHAHLAMQIATRLASYYGCSVTLLHVDLIGNPQRRASDLKSFEKFLTSLPDLDGVEVRSIEVKSLEEGILAQTKDHEVVVMGVSAGPQEAGGFALGAVPEAIAKKCEATLIAVKTRQAIDPASFVVPELPVGVIVDRWFAENTFEHSEFSNLEELVALKQRQGLSISLGLPTLNEAETIGQVIETIKSRLMDRVRLLDEIAVIDSGSHDDTVKIAESLGVPVYQHSEILPEAASYRGKGEALWKSLHVLKGDIIAWVDTDISNMDPKFVYGLVGPLLREPKLQYVKGFYHRPICIDGILHHTGGGRVTELTARPLINLFFPELSGLIQPLSGEYAGRRRALESIPFFTGYGVEIGILIDILSNFGLSAIGQVNLDERVHRNKSLADLSRMAFAITQVIICRLEAEKKVQLSTELNRSMKLIVHNHHRHSLNESVITDMERPPIATIQAYRDRHMVAGCHDSDAPSTTED